TACTTGATCTGAGTAATATCATCGCCAAGTAATAATGATTCCGGTTTCTCCTTTAATTTTTCCACAATGGTTTCCGCAAGGCTCTTATTGTTGACTGCTTTGGGCTTGATGAATGGCCGGCTGAGATAACTGAAAAGATTTCTCTTTTCACCTTCCTGGCTGAATTGCCTGACTTCTTCGACCCCCATGTCCCCGTTTGCAAGCATATAATAAAGATCATCCGGGCTGTTGACAGTGTGAAAGTTGATAAATTTCTGAACAGTCGCTTTATCGTCAGGGAGGTTGAACTGCTGAAAAAGGGCCCCGAGCTTTTCCTTGCCCAGGATATGCAGCTTTCGCTGCTGATCTTTAAGATATTGTTTGATGTTGGTTCTTGCTTTTGCCGTAACGGCATATTTTAGCCATTCTGCCTCAGGCATGGTGCTGTTGGAAGATAGTACCTCAACCTGGTCACCATTTTTCAGCATATTTTTCCGGGATACCAGCACCTGGTTAACCTTAGCGCCGATGCAATGATTTCCGATCTCCGAATGAATAGCATAAGCGAAATCCAGAACCGTGGAACCGGCAGGCAGTGTTTTCACATCACCTATGGGCGTGTATGCATAAATCTCCTCGGCAAAAAGGTTTAGCTTGAAATCATCCACAAAGTCCAGCGCGTCAGTGTCTTCGACGATCAGCATATCCCGGGTTTTTTTAAGCCACTCTTCTAACCCGGTTTCTGTGTCGATCAGGTCTTTGTACTTCCAATGTGCGGCATAGCCTCTTTCAGCGATGTCATCCATCCGGCCGCTGCGAATCTGGACTTCAACCCAGCGGCCGGTCTGGCTCATTACTGTGGTGTGAAGGGCCTCATAGCCATTGGCTTTCGGGATGGATATCCAGTCGCGCAACCGGTTGTGGTTTGGGCGGTAATGGTCTGTAATAAAGGAATATACTTTCCAGCATTCTGACTTTTCCAACTCAAGGGGCACATCTATCACAATCCTGACAGCAAAAAGATCATAAACCTCTTCGAACGGGATTTCCTTTTTCCTCATTTTCTGCCAGATGGAGAAAATGCTTTTTTCCCTTGTAAAGATCTGGAACTTCATCCCCTTGCTCCTCATGTCTCTCTTGATCGGGTAGATGAACTTATTGGTAAACCTCAGACGGTCGGCTTTGGATGCTTCCAGTTTTTGCTGCAGTGAGTGATATATTTCAGGCTCTGTTGCCCTCAGTGAAAGGTCTTCAAGTTCACTTTTGATTGCGAATAATCCGAGACGATGAGCTAAAGGGGCGAAAAGATAGGTAGTTTCGGAAGAAATTTTCAGTTGTTTATCTTTTGGCAACGCTTCCAGGGTGCGCATATTGTGCAGCCGGTCAGCCAGTTTAATCAGAATGACCCTTACATCCTGTGTCAGGGTTAGCAAAATCTTACGGAAATTTTCTGCTTGAGGAGAAACAGACGGTTTGTCGATGATCTCTTCAATTTTAGTCAGTCCGTCAATGATCTGGGCCACCTTTTCCCCGAAATGAAACCGGATATCTTCCAGGCTGTAATTAGTATCTTCCACGACATCATGCAAGAGGGCGCTAA
The sequence above is drawn from the Bacteroidales bacterium genome and encodes:
- a CDS encoding RelA/SpoT family protein, whose product is MIPNDPEIEKKEIIKRYRNLLRVWNSKVPADKKLVRRAFDLAVDAHKDMRRHSGEPYIYHPIEVATIVAGEIGLGTTSIVSALLHDVVEDTNYSLEDIRFHFGEKVAQIIDGLTKIEEIIDKPSVSPQAENFRKILLTLTQDVRVILIKLADRLHNMRTLEALPKDKQLKISSETTYLFAPLAHRLGLFAIKSELEDLSLRATEPEIYHSLQQKLEASKADRLRFTNKFIYPIKRDMRSKGMKFQIFTREKSIFSIWQKMRKKEIPFEEVYDLFAVRIVIDVPLELEKSECWKVYSFITDHYRPNHNRLRDWISIPKANGYEALHTTVMSQTGRWVEVQIRSGRMDDIAERGYAAHWKYKDLIDTETGLEEWLKKTRDMLIVEDTDALDFVDDFKLNLFAEEIYAYTPIGDVKTLPAGSTVLDFAYAIHSEIGNHCIGAKVNQVLVSRKNMLKNGDQVEVLSSNSTMPEAEWLKYAVTAKARTNIKQYLKDQQRKLHILGKEKLGALFQQFNLPDDKATVQKFINFHTVNSPDDLYYMLANGDMGVEEVRQFSQEGEKRNLFSYLSRPFIKPKAVNNKSLAETIVEKLKEKPESLLLGDDITQIKYVMARCCRPIPGDDVVGFLNEKGSMQIHRTNCTDAIDLMSKYGKKIIKAKWKNKESIGFLTGIKIQGVDKKGFIRKVTEVITEKHNINIRSFHLDTSEGMTEGTVMLYLHDTQTLNKLLENLLKIKEIIKVTRIDRFNE